The Gammaproteobacteria bacterium genome includes a region encoding these proteins:
- a CDS encoding FAD-dependent monooxygenase: MRLVIAGGGPTGLMMAGELALAGVDAAIVERRVTQELAGSRAGGLHSRTIEVLEQRGIADRFLSAGKVAQVGGFAWFPLDISDFPTRHPYGLALRQNEIERILADWVDELGVPIYRGREVTGFAQDDTGVHVNLSDGRSLRADYLVGCDGGRSVVRKAAGIEFPGWDPTISNLIAEVEVAQEPEWGLRRDALGIHGLSKMEDGRRVRVLVTEESHAAADEPTLRDLSEALIAVYGTDFGVHAPTWISRFTDMARQAASYRQGRVLLAGDAAHVHYPTGGQGLNIGVQDAVNLGWKLAQVVNKTSPESLLDSYHAERHPVGARVLKNTMAQVALLRTDDRTNALRDIAAKLVGMDEPRKWLAAMISGLDVHYDLGEGHPLLGRRMPDLDLVTADGPVRVSTLLYDARPVLLNLDEHCGSEIAGWADRVRRVDARYAGSWQLPVLGRVTPPTAVVIRPDGYVAWVGDSTRQGLTDALTTWFGPPAAA; this comes from the coding sequence ATGCGGTTGGTGATCGCCGGAGGCGGCCCCACGGGGTTGATGATGGCTGGCGAGCTGGCGTTGGCAGGGGTCGATGCGGCGATTGTCGAGCGGCGCGTCACGCAGGAGCTCGCCGGCTCGCGCGCGGGCGGCCTGCACTCGCGAACGATCGAAGTTCTCGAGCAACGTGGAATCGCTGATCGCTTCTTGTCCGCGGGGAAAGTCGCCCAGGTCGGCGGGTTCGCGTGGTTCCCTCTGGACATCAGCGACTTTCCCACGCGGCACCCCTACGGCCTCGCGCTGCGGCAGAACGAAATCGAGCGCATCCTCGCCGACTGGGTCGATGAGTTGGGAGTGCCGATCTACCGCGGGCGTGAAGTGACAGGGTTCGCGCAAGACGACACAGGGGTGCACGTGAACCTGTCCGACGGCCGTTCGCTGCGGGCGGATTATCTCGTCGGGTGCGACGGCGGGCGCAGCGTCGTCCGGAAAGCCGCCGGCATCGAGTTCCCCGGATGGGATCCGACGATCAGCAATCTGATCGCCGAAGTCGAGGTCGCGCAGGAGCCGGAATGGGGCTTACGCCGCGACGCTCTCGGTATTCATGGGTTGAGCAAGATGGAGGATGGCCGGCGGGTGCGGGTCCTCGTGACTGAAGAGAGCCACGCGGCGGCGGACGAGCCTACGCTGCGCGACCTGAGCGAAGCACTCATCGCGGTATACGGCACCGATTTCGGTGTCCACGCTCCCACGTGGATCTCGAGATTCACCGATATGGCCCGGCAGGCTGCTTCCTACCGCCAGGGACGCGTGCTGCTCGCCGGCGACGCCGCGCACGTGCACTACCCGACGGGCGGACAGGGCCTGAACATCGGTGTGCAGGATGCGGTGAACCTCGGGTGGAAGCTCGCTCAGGTCGTCAATAAGACGTCGCCCGAAAGTCTCCTGGATAGCTACCACGCCGAGCGGCATCCGGTCGGCGCACGCGTGCTGAAGAACACGATGGCGCAAGTCGCGCTGCTTCGCACGGACGACCGTACCAACGCTTTGCGCGATATCGCTGCGAAGCTCGTAGGCATGGACGAGCCGCGCAAGTGGCTCGCCGCGATGATCTCCGGACTGGACGTTCACTACGACCTCGGCGAGGGGCATCCGCTGCTTGGTCGGCGCATGCCCGATCTCGACTTGGTTACCGCCGACGGTCCGGTGCGAGTCTCCACCCTCCTCTACGACGCTCGACCGGTGCTGCTCAATCTCGATGAGCACTGCGGCTCCGAGATCGCGGGATGGGCCGATCGCGTTCGGCGGGTCGATGCCCGTTACGCAGGGTCCTGGCAGCTTCCGGTGCTCGGTCGGGTAACTCCGCCGACCGCGGTGGTAATTCGGCCGGACGGTTACGTGGCGTGGGTCGGAGACTCGACTCGGCAGGGCCTCACCGACGCATTGACCACTTGGTTCGGACCGCCTGCTGCGGCGTAG
- a CDS encoding cytochrome c, giving the protein MRITIAAVSVFLASIVGLSASAQTRSGAETYEAACAACHGSDGRGLAQSQLAFPTPVPDFTDCDFASREPDADWFAITHEGGPIRGFDRMMPAFGEALTDEEIQSALDHIRTMCRDPSWPRGELNMTRALFTEKAFPEDEAVITTTVVTEGRNSLAHKFLWEQRFGPRNQIEIALPLIRADVGDPLGTESGAGDLAVGVKHTLRHSLERGSILAIGGELALPTGDEAKGFGTSTTVFEPYVAFGKLLPRDAFVQLQALAELPADSALEDEIAVRGAFGRTWTRDGGFGRAWTPIMEVLAARELDGGADIEWDVVPQFQVTLNTRQHVMAAAGFRLPVTNRSERETELVFYLLWDWFDGGVLEGW; this is encoded by the coding sequence GTGCGAATCACGATCGCCGCTGTTTCCGTATTTCTTGCATCGATCGTCGGATTGTCGGCGTCGGCCCAAACACGCAGCGGCGCCGAAACGTATGAAGCCGCATGCGCGGCCTGCCACGGCAGCGACGGCCGAGGCCTCGCACAGAGCCAGCTTGCGTTCCCGACGCCCGTGCCTGATTTCACGGACTGCGACTTCGCCTCCCGGGAGCCCGATGCGGACTGGTTCGCGATCACGCACGAAGGCGGGCCGATCAGAGGCTTCGACCGGATGATGCCCGCCTTCGGCGAGGCGCTGACCGACGAGGAGATTCAGAGCGCGCTCGACCACATCAGGACGATGTGCCGCGATCCGAGCTGGCCCCGCGGGGAGCTCAACATGACGCGCGCGCTTTTCACCGAGAAGGCGTTTCCGGAGGACGAGGCGGTGATCACGACGACGGTCGTGACCGAAGGTCGTAACTCGCTCGCGCACAAATTCCTTTGGGAGCAGCGCTTCGGCCCGCGTAATCAGATCGAAATCGCTCTGCCGCTGATCCGCGCCGACGTCGGCGACCCGCTCGGCACCGAAAGCGGCGCCGGCGATCTCGCTGTCGGCGTCAAGCACACGCTGCGTCACAGCCTCGAGCGTGGCTCGATTCTGGCGATCGGCGGCGAGCTAGCGCTGCCGACCGGCGACGAGGCCAAAGGCTTCGGCACCAGCACGACCGTCTTCGAGCCGTACGTCGCGTTCGGCAAGCTCTTGCCGCGCGACGCATTCGTGCAGCTTCAGGCGCTCGCGGAGCTCCCCGCGGACAGCGCGCTCGAAGACGAGATCGCCGTGCGCGGGGCGTTCGGCCGCACGTGGACGCGCGACGGAGGCTTCGGCCGCGCGTGGACGCCGATCATGGAAGTCCTCGCGGCGCGCGAGCTCGACGGTGGGGCCGACATCGAGTGGGACGTCGTTCCCCAGTTCCAGGTCACGCTGAATACGCGTCAGCATGTGATGGCGGCGGCGGGCTTCCGCCTTCCTGTGACGAACCGCTCCGAGCGCGAGACGGAGCTCGTCTTCTACCTGCTTTGGGACTGGTTCGACGGCGGCGTGCTCGAAGGCTGGTAG
- a CDS encoding helix-turn-helix transcriptional regulator: MRQKSDRRRRLGEFLRARRERLAPSDAGLPESFVRRRTPGLRREEVALLAGLSPTWYTWIEQGRSVSASPHALARIADALRLTSTERAYLFELAEKRDPQASDASAEAPPSALVAALDVVATPAYLLDRAWRACGWNAAAETLFEPWLGGPERNLLRYVFLEPSARELICDWRQRARRLIAEFRADTSRLGEDEEIAQLVRELKSESDTFGALWDDHAVLEREGGLRTFQHPRYGRLAYEQLTLRPSMAPSYKLVMLIAHNAAGPSA, encoded by the coding sequence ATGCGTCAGAAGAGCGATCGCCGTCGCCGGCTCGGCGAGTTTCTCCGCGCGCGACGCGAGCGGCTCGCGCCGAGCGACGCAGGCTTGCCTGAAAGCTTCGTCCGGCGTCGGACTCCGGGCTTGAGGCGCGAGGAAGTCGCACTGCTCGCCGGTCTGAGCCCGACCTGGTACACGTGGATCGAGCAGGGCAGAAGCGTGTCCGCGTCGCCGCACGCGCTCGCGCGCATCGCCGATGCGCTTCGTTTGACGTCGACCGAGCGCGCCTATCTGTTCGAGCTCGCGGAGAAGCGCGATCCGCAAGCTAGCGACGCATCTGCTGAGGCGCCCCCGTCGGCCCTCGTCGCCGCCCTCGATGTGGTGGCGACGCCCGCGTATCTGCTCGATCGCGCCTGGCGCGCGTGCGGGTGGAACGCGGCGGCCGAGACGTTATTCGAGCCTTGGCTCGGCGGGCCGGAGCGGAATCTGTTGCGCTACGTTTTTCTCGAGCCGAGCGCTCGCGAGCTGATTTGCGACTGGCGTCAGCGAGCTCGCCGCCTGATCGCGGAGTTCCGCGCGGACACGTCGCGGCTCGGTGAGGATGAGGAAATCGCTCAGCTGGTCCGCGAGCTCAAATCCGAGAGCGACACTTTCGGGGCGCTTTGGGACGATCACGCGGTCCTCGAGCGGGAAGGCGGGCTCCGGACGTTCCAACACCCTCGGTATGGCCGCCTGGCCTACGAGCAGCTGACCTTGCGGCCTTCGATGGCCCCTTCCTACAAGCTCGTGATGCTCATTGCGCACAACGCGGCAGGCCCGAGCGCGTGA
- a CDS encoding class I SAM-dependent methyltransferase has product MSNDHHDFVAREYGPRANAYVESRVHAAGEDLDRIEALVRGRPDARVLDLGSGGGHVSLRVAPHVAEVVASDLSVEMLETVRRAATERGFEHISVRRCAAERLPFADDSFDIVLSRFSTHHWSDLDAGLREARRVLKADGLAVFVDSVSPGRPLLDTHLQAVEVLRDATHVRSYAADEWLAALSRAGFVVTSMSSRRLRIEFSPWIARTATPELHARAIRSLQTRAPAEVRTHFGIEADGSFMLETLLLEVR; this is encoded by the coding sequence ATGAGCAACGACCACCACGATTTCGTCGCGCGGGAATACGGACCGCGCGCGAACGCTTACGTCGAAAGCCGCGTTCACGCCGCGGGCGAGGATCTCGATCGTATCGAGGCGTTGGTACGCGGCCGGCCGGACGCTCGAGTGCTCGATCTCGGCAGCGGCGGCGGCCACGTGAGTCTGCGGGTGGCGCCGCATGTCGCCGAGGTCGTGGCGAGCGACTTGTCCGTCGAGATGCTCGAAACCGTGCGGCGCGCGGCAACCGAGCGTGGTTTCGAGCACATCAGCGTCCGACGCTGCGCCGCGGAACGACTGCCGTTCGCGGACGATTCATTCGATATCGTGCTGTCCCGATTCAGCACGCATCACTGGAGCGATCTCGACGCGGGTCTTCGCGAGGCGCGGCGGGTCCTTAAGGCCGACGGGCTTGCGGTCTTCGTCGACTCCGTCTCGCCCGGTCGTCCCCTGCTCGACACGCACCTTCAGGCCGTCGAGGTGCTGCGCGACGCGACTCACGTTCGCAGCTACGCCGCCGACGAGTGGCTGGCCGCGCTCTCTCGCGCGGGCTTCGTCGTGACGTCGATGAGCTCGAGAAGGCTTCGGATCGAGTTTTCTCCCTGGATCGCGCGCACCGCTACGCCGGAGCTGCATGCTCGTGCGATCCGCTCGCTCCAAACGCGCGCCCCAGCCGAGGTGCGCACGCACTTCGGGATCGAAGCGGACGGCAGCTTCATGCTCGAAACGCTGCTGCTCGAAGTCCGGTAG
- a CDS encoding helix-turn-helix domain-containing protein, translated as MRAKPASQHRSREKRDRILAAMDRLLQKRPFSAISVADLAAEAGTPAATIYQRFSNRDATEFLLRRADQVRVRDPDTAAHFMACVYNFMLLGPLLHDDASSPFLENPERFAFELAVMAYRYLTCVNEVGEGEPR; from the coding sequence ATGCGAGCGAAGCCGGCGAGTCAGCACCGGTCGCGCGAGAAGCGCGATCGAATTCTCGCCGCCATGGATAGGCTGCTGCAGAAAAGGCCGTTTTCCGCCATCAGCGTCGCCGATCTGGCCGCGGAGGCCGGCACTCCGGCCGCGACGATCTACCAGCGCTTCAGCAACCGGGACGCGACGGAGTTTCTGTTGAGGCGAGCGGATCAGGTTCGCGTTCGCGACCCGGATACGGCCGCTCACTTTATGGCTTGTGTCTACAACTTCATGCTGCTCGGCCCGCTGCTCCACGACGATGCGTCGTCGCCCTTCCTCGAAAATCCGGAAAGATTTGCATTCGAGCTTGCGGTAATGGCCTATCGATACCTTACGTGTGTCAACGAAGTGGGTGAGGGTGAGCCCCGATAA
- the modA gene encoding molybdate ABC transporter substrate-binding protein — protein MSRSPFFFGARAGSRGALRRTLRCGALLGLVLALVSAPLAAETVTVAVAANFVTPLQALAAEFESASGHELTAVPGSTGQLYAQIVNGAPFDVLLAADQERPRRLVDEGRADRASLFTYAVGRLVLWTRDPEFRAGLALETLRRDDYRWLAIAQPDLAPYGAAARQVLREMSLWEALQGRIVFGPNIGQTFAMAETGNAELALVALSQALAYDGEAAHVVVPPELHEPIRQDAVLLTRATGNRAAVEFLAFLESPDAEKIIERFGYLSEPNRNASPSSRSAQRGLRKWRMPQAR, from the coding sequence ATGTCAAGGTCGCCTTTTTTCTTCGGCGCGCGGGCCGGCAGCCGAGGCGCGCTCCGGCGCACGCTGCGCTGCGGCGCGCTGCTCGGTCTCGTGCTCGCGCTCGTGTCGGCGCCGCTCGCGGCCGAGACCGTCACGGTGGCCGTCGCGGCGAACTTCGTGACGCCGTTGCAGGCGCTCGCAGCGGAGTTCGAGTCGGCCTCTGGGCACGAGCTCACGGCCGTGCCGGGCTCGACCGGTCAGCTCTATGCGCAGATCGTGAACGGCGCGCCGTTCGACGTGCTCCTCGCCGCCGACCAGGAGCGCCCGCGACGCCTGGTGGACGAGGGCCGCGCGGACCGCGCATCCCTTTTCACGTACGCCGTGGGCCGCCTCGTGCTCTGGACGCGAGATCCCGAATTTCGGGCCGGACTCGCGCTCGAGACGCTGCGGCGCGACGACTACCGCTGGCTCGCGATCGCACAGCCCGACCTGGCGCCGTACGGTGCCGCGGCTCGTCAAGTGCTTCGCGAGATGTCGCTGTGGGAGGCGCTACAGGGACGCATCGTCTTCGGGCCGAACATCGGGCAAACGTTCGCGATGGCCGAGACCGGCAACGCGGAGCTCGCGCTCGTCGCGCTCTCGCAGGCACTCGCCTACGACGGCGAGGCCGCGCATGTCGTCGTGCCGCCGGAGCTCCACGAGCCGATTCGCCAGGACGCAGTCCTGTTGACCCGCGCGACAGGCAATCGTGCGGCCGTCGAGTTCCTCGCCTTTCTCGAGTCGCCCGACGCCGAGAAGATCATCGAGCGCTTCGGATACCTCTCCGAGCCGAACAGGAACGCATCGCCGAGTTCCCGCTCGGCTCAGCGCGGCTTGCGGAAATGGAGGATGCCCCAGGCGAGATGA
- a CDS encoding class I SAM-dependent methyltransferase: protein MNARYSEVVQTARDYYNSDDADNFYFHVWGGEDIHIGIYAADDEPIAIASERTVATLAGRLQGLGPGTQVIDAGAGYGGAARWLARRAGCRVFCVNLSETQNERNRELTRAAGLDELITVHDASFEDIPSEDGRFDYAWSQDSLLHSGDRARVLAEIDRVLKPGGELIFTDPMQADDCPPGVLQPVLERIHLETLGSVGFYRTEAKRLGWEEQGGFTDLTPQLVRHYTRVREELEARREELRAHVSNGYIDRMITGLGHWIDAGRKGHLAWGILHFRKPR, encoded by the coding sequence ATGAACGCGCGTTACTCGGAAGTCGTGCAGACTGCGCGCGACTACTACAACAGCGACGACGCCGACAACTTCTACTTTCACGTCTGGGGCGGCGAGGACATCCACATCGGGATCTACGCGGCCGACGACGAGCCGATCGCGATCGCGTCCGAGCGCACGGTCGCGACGCTCGCCGGTCGCCTGCAGGGCCTCGGTCCGGGCACGCAGGTGATCGACGCGGGCGCGGGCTACGGCGGTGCCGCGCGCTGGCTCGCGCGCCGCGCCGGCTGCCGCGTCTTCTGCGTGAACCTCAGCGAGACACAGAACGAGCGCAACCGCGAGCTCACACGCGCGGCGGGGCTCGACGAGCTGATCACGGTGCACGACGCGAGCTTCGAGGACATCCCGAGCGAAGACGGGCGTTTCGACTACGCCTGGTCCCAGGACTCGCTGCTGCATTCCGGGGACCGGGCGCGGGTGCTCGCCGAGATCGATCGCGTCCTGAAGCCGGGCGGGGAGCTGATTTTCACGGATCCGATGCAGGCGGACGACTGTCCGCCGGGCGTGCTCCAGCCCGTGCTCGAGCGGATTCATCTCGAGACACTCGGCTCCGTCGGCTTCTATCGCACCGAGGCGAAGCGTCTCGGCTGGGAAGAGCAGGGCGGTTTCACGGATCTGACGCCCCAGCTCGTCCGGCATTACACGCGGGTTCGCGAGGAGCTCGAGGCGCGGCGCGAGGAGCTTCGCGCGCATGTCTCGAACGGCTACATCGATCGGATGATCACCGGCCTCGGCCACTGGATCGACGCCGGGCGCAAAGGTCATCTCGCCTGGGGCATCCTCCATTTCCGCAAGCCGCGCTGA
- a CDS encoding class I SAM-dependent methyltransferase produces the protein MKAATANTQGFGKDPLSIRESDHYKEEYAKSFVAKWDELIDWEARAKAEGEFFIEQLRAHGAKKVLDVATGTGYHSVQLLRAGFEVTSVDGSAAMLAKAFDNAHRRGYILRTIQADWRWLNRDVHDLYDAVICLGNSFTHLHNENDRRKALAEYYATLRHEGILILDQRNYDAILDKQIEPSHRYYYCGENVSAEPEHVDETLARFRYSFSDGSVFHLNMFPLRKAYVQRLMKEVGFQRVTTYGDFQETYRDREPDFFIHVAEKKYVNSGEA, from the coding sequence ATGAAAGCAGCAACTGCGAACACACAAGGCTTTGGAAAAGATCCTTTGAGCATTCGGGAGTCCGATCACTATAAGGAGGAATATGCAAAATCATTCGTCGCGAAGTGGGATGAGCTGATCGACTGGGAAGCACGCGCGAAAGCGGAAGGCGAGTTCTTCATCGAGCAGCTCCGAGCGCACGGCGCGAAGAAAGTGCTCGACGTCGCCACGGGCACCGGCTATCACTCGGTGCAGCTCCTTCGTGCCGGCTTCGAGGTCACGAGCGTCGACGGCAGCGCGGCAATGCTCGCGAAGGCCTTCGACAACGCACATCGGCGCGGATACATCCTGCGCACGATCCAGGCCGACTGGCGATGGCTCAATCGGGATGTCCACGATCTCTACGACGCCGTGATCTGTCTCGGCAACTCGTTCACCCATCTTCACAACGAAAACGACCGCCGCAAGGCGCTCGCCGAGTACTACGCGACGCTCCGGCACGAAGGCATTCTGATCCTCGACCAGCGTAATTACGACGCGATTCTCGACAAGCAGATCGAGCCCTCCCACCGGTACTACTACTGTGGAGAGAACGTCTCTGCGGAGCCCGAGCACGTCGATGAAACGCTCGCGCGCTTCCGTTACAGCTTCTCTGACGGCTCGGTATTCCATCTCAACATGTTTCCGTTGCGCAAGGCATACGTCCAGCGTCTGATGAAGGAGGTCGGCTTTCAAAGAGTGACGACCTATGGCGACTTCCAGGAAACGTACCGCGACCGCGAGCCCGACTTCTTCATCCACGTGGCCGAGAAGAAATACGTGAACAGCGGGGAGGCGTAA
- a CDS encoding ATP-binding cassette domain-containing protein, producing MKFLVRFDAVSLSFADRRILVEADFSIDEGERVCLIGRNGAGKSTTLKLITGDLQPDDGKIERPARLRIAALHQKLADASHRKVRDFVALGMADQLARLAEYRRLAADASPSRATLREMESLEREIVAAGGWSIDAQIDSIVSQLSLPADARLDELSGGWRRRVALAQALVSAPDLLLLDEPTNHLDISTIEWLEEQVRRFPGAVLFVTHDRTFVQKVATRIVDIDRGKLRSWPGGYREYLEQKARSDAEEDRRNALFDKKLAEEEAWIRQGIKAREHRNEGRVRALEAMREQRAQRMKRPRTARILVNESDELSGRKVIEVRGVTHGFRGKRLLHDFSLRIMRGDRIGIIGNNGVGKTTLLRILLGELEPDEGTVKLGTNLEIAYFDQLRREIDESKTVAEIIGEGRDYISIDGRKKHVVAYLTDFLFTPKQAATRVAALSGGERNRVILAKLFTRPSNLLVLDEPTNDLDVETLEALEQRLADYDGTLIVVSHDRHFLDAVVTSTLVFEEGGAIRRYAGGYSDWARRHRNLAAGEDETPPAASRSAGRSTQKKRPPSSPQKLSYKLQRELDGLPDEIERLESEVAELEREIGHPEFYLRPREEAEKHLAQLHEAQQRLEAAVERWAELEQEAQRLAGN from the coding sequence ATGAAATTTCTCGTCCGATTCGACGCCGTCTCCCTGTCGTTCGCCGACAGGCGCATCCTCGTGGAGGCCGATTTCTCGATCGACGAAGGCGAGCGCGTGTGCTTGATCGGGCGCAACGGCGCCGGTAAGTCCACGACGCTGAAGCTGATCACGGGCGACCTCCAGCCCGACGACGGCAAGATCGAAAGGCCCGCTCGGCTGCGTATAGCGGCGCTCCACCAGAAGCTCGCCGACGCTTCGCACCGGAAAGTCCGCGATTTCGTCGCGCTCGGTATGGCGGACCAGCTCGCGCGCCTTGCCGAGTACCGGCGGCTCGCGGCGGACGCTTCTCCGAGCCGCGCAACGCTTCGCGAGATGGAGAGCCTGGAGCGCGAGATCGTCGCGGCCGGAGGCTGGTCGATCGACGCGCAAATCGATTCCATCGTCAGTCAGCTCTCGCTCCCCGCCGATGCCAGGCTCGACGAGCTCTCCGGCGGCTGGCGGCGGCGGGTCGCGCTCGCGCAAGCGCTCGTCTCGGCGCCCGACCTGCTGTTGCTCGACGAGCCGACGAACCATTTGGACATCAGCACGATCGAGTGGCTCGAGGAGCAGGTCCGACGCTTCCCCGGGGCGGTGCTGTTCGTCACGCACGACCGCACCTTCGTGCAGAAGGTCGCTACCCGAATCGTCGACATCGATCGCGGCAAGCTGCGCAGCTGGCCCGGCGGCTATCGCGAGTACCTCGAGCAGAAAGCCCGGAGCGATGCGGAGGAAGATCGCCGCAATGCGCTCTTCGACAAGAAGCTCGCGGAGGAAGAGGCTTGGATCCGCCAAGGAATCAAGGCACGCGAGCACCGTAACGAGGGGCGCGTGCGCGCGCTCGAGGCGATGCGCGAGCAACGCGCGCAGCGGATGAAGCGGCCGCGGACCGCGCGCATTCTCGTCAACGAGTCCGACGAGCTCTCCGGACGCAAGGTCATCGAAGTGCGCGGCGTTACGCACGGGTTTCGCGGCAAGCGTCTGCTCCACGATTTCTCGCTACGCATCATGCGCGGCGACCGCATCGGCATCATCGGCAACAACGGGGTCGGCAAGACGACGCTGCTCCGCATCCTGCTCGGCGAGCTCGAGCCGGACGAAGGGACGGTAAAGCTCGGAACGAACCTCGAGATCGCGTACTTCGATCAGCTTCGTCGCGAGATCGACGAGAGCAAGACGGTCGCGGAGATCATCGGCGAGGGCCGCGACTACATCTCGATCGACGGCCGCAAGAAGCACGTCGTGGCTTATCTCACCGACTTTCTGTTCACGCCGAAGCAAGCGGCGACGCGCGTCGCGGCGCTCTCGGGGGGAGAGCGCAACCGTGTCATTCTCGCAAAGCTGTTCACGCGCCCGTCGAACCTGCTGGTGCTCGACGAGCCGACCAACGATCTGGACGTCGAAACTCTCGAGGCGCTCGAGCAGCGGCTCGCGGATTACGACGGCACGCTGATCGTCGTCAGCCACGATCGGCACTTCCTGGATGCGGTCGTCACGAGCACGCTCGTCTTCGAGGAAGGCGGGGCAATCCGGCGCTACGCCGGCGGCTACAGCGACTGGGCACGGCGGCATAGGAATCTCGCGGCGGGGGAAGACGAGACGCCGCCTGCGGCGTCGCGCTCCGCAGGACGCAGTACGCAGAAGAAGAGGCCGCCCTCCTCGCCTCAGAAGCTCTCGTACAAGCTCCAGCGCGAGCTCGATGGGTTGCCCGACGAGATCGAGCGTCTCGAATCGGAGGTGGCCGAGCTCGAGCGCGAGATCGGGCATCCGGAGTTCTACCTTCGCCCGCGCGAGGAGGCCGAGAAGCACCTCGCACAGCTCCACGAGGCGCAGCAACGCCTCGAGGCCGCCGTCGAGCGCTGGGCCGAGCTCGAGCAAGAGGCGCAGCGCCTCGCCGGCAACTAG